A single window of Microbispora hainanensis DNA harbors:
- a CDS encoding LamG-like jellyroll fold domain-containing protein, protein MFRLPGLRRWRALTAVVVAGVLVGTGAPPAAMAAQEEGRTGSDAAPLDGWQQALKRAAEIREPVEVTEARTEFTTTYANPDGESFRLEQSTTPVRVKGPDGAWVSPDATLARRADGSVGPVAAAVGISFSGGGDGGNLVTMHRDGRTLTLGWPGTLPEPVLDGPNATYPNVLPDVDLRMTATTEGFRQVLIVKTPQAAANPALAKIRYAVKSSGLKVEETADGGMSATDGNATEVFTSPPAAMWDSTGDPTAGKAGAGEAAPADANPSDAGPSDAAPSGSPPSDAAPSGSAPSAKGATPQTAPQTAPQSAPQGAPADGSPEPASPATSPATSPATSPATPQPAEGAPDEGPAADGPAPGAGHAELPIEVGEDSITLVPDADLLRQKDESAYPVYIDPTVTWGETDRTLLRSDGYKSYNWGNGDDNEGKGVGHCGTWSGYYCGPGYTQRLYFQFSPASLKGKQVLSAAFRVTESWSFQCSPRWVDLERTNNFTSSTTWSSRPKELDLMVDRNVSAGRGSACSPSQPAAVIQFKDNPDETNENLTPTVKDFAAGKFSKLTLELRAHDEGDTSAWKRFRNDAVLVVDYVGLPALPTGIGIVTGSGTVCETKESAPAIVSSPTPTLASTPQTEPGGESGAMLRAAMDVDKKNSDGTWTDAFATMERPTTGHVGDNVKVTATTPTLSEGVLYRYRSWTRSYYSNYTKQLPGPSNGSTTGWCYFKVDPTAPKAPVVALGAPYTPCTTTSCTPAGGPGQSTTVTFGPASGDTNNVAYQYRASTSSAWSSDITGATAKVVITPPAAGTYSLYVRAKDNVGRYGATTVVDFLVAAGAGPVGRWHFDEDSGVAVDKGSGHHDATLYGGAVRDARGRRGEVWYDDAGNALATPKVDKGLGLNGTSAYAATSGPVLETRSAYTVAAWVRLDKVSDDGIVLSQDGSGYSPFLLFHEKDYGAFCFGVKEKDEATGGAYPSVCGKNGTSRVNVWTHLAGTYDPATQQLSFYINGVPQGSKTAPALWSAPGPFEIGRYKWANIFQHYFPGSIDEVAAWQRVLTPEEVAAEARSESPASGRNDVELVADWDPAGAAGTQLPDSLSGYGRALALAGGASLDGEGLVLDGVDDAATTAGPVVDDTGSFTVTVKVELDRDKIVSKPIGTIGQVAGQRTADGSSWGLWFELTGKETQLDDDGNEVSVPVGYWRFGRVNKDGTKTWVSSDTTASLDSPVRLTGVYDALAANGRVVRLYVGHEQNDLDMAYTAVPGSGDFAAGKGFSATSWGHFLPARITDLRLWAGAMADSDQLDAVIGD, encoded by the coding sequence ATGTTTAGGCTTCCCGGACTGCGGAGGTGGCGTGCGCTCACCGCCGTGGTGGTGGCGGGTGTACTGGTGGGAACCGGGGCGCCCCCGGCCGCGATGGCGGCACAGGAGGAAGGTCGGACGGGATCCGACGCGGCCCCGCTCGACGGCTGGCAGCAGGCGCTGAAACGCGCGGCCGAGATCCGGGAGCCGGTCGAGGTGACCGAGGCCAGGACCGAGTTCACCACCACGTATGCCAATCCGGACGGCGAGTCGTTCCGGCTGGAGCAGTCGACCACCCCCGTCCGGGTCAAGGGGCCGGACGGCGCGTGGGTGTCCCCCGACGCGACGCTCGCCCGGCGCGCCGACGGAAGCGTGGGGCCGGTCGCCGCCGCCGTGGGCATCTCCTTCTCCGGAGGCGGCGACGGCGGGAACCTCGTCACGATGCACCGGGACGGCCGCACCCTCACGCTGGGCTGGCCGGGAACCCTGCCCGAACCGGTGCTGGACGGCCCGAACGCCACCTATCCGAACGTGCTGCCCGACGTCGACCTCAGGATGACCGCGACGACAGAGGGCTTCCGCCAGGTCCTGATCGTGAAGACTCCGCAGGCCGCGGCCAACCCCGCGCTCGCGAAGATCCGGTATGCCGTGAAGTCGTCCGGGCTCAAGGTGGAGGAGACCGCGGACGGCGGCATGTCCGCGACCGACGGCAACGCCACCGAGGTCTTCACCTCGCCTCCCGCCGCGATGTGGGACTCCACCGGGGACCCCACCGCCGGGAAGGCCGGGGCGGGCGAGGCCGCCCCGGCCGACGCCAACCCCTCCGACGCAGGCCCCTCCGACGCCGCACCCTCCGGCTCCCCACCCTCCGACGCCGCACCCTCCGGCTCCGCACCCTCCGCAAAGGGCGCCACGCCCCAGACCGCGCCCCAGACCGCGCCCCAGAGCGCTCCCCAGGGCGCGCCCGCGGACGGCTCGCCCGAGCCGGCCTCACCGGCCACATCACCGGCGACATCACCGGCGACATCACCGGCGACGCCGCAGCCCGCGGAAGGCGCTCCGGACGAGGGGCCGGCCGCCGACGGCCCCGCTCCCGGGGCGGGGCACGCCGAGCTGCCGATCGAGGTCGGCGAGGACTCGATCACCCTCGTGCCCGACGCCGACCTGCTGCGGCAGAAGGACGAGTCGGCCTACCCCGTCTACATCGACCCGACCGTGACCTGGGGAGAGACCGACAGGACGCTGCTGCGCTCGGACGGCTACAAGTCGTACAACTGGGGCAACGGCGACGACAACGAGGGTAAGGGCGTCGGCCACTGCGGCACCTGGAGCGGCTACTACTGCGGGCCCGGATACACCCAGCGGCTGTACTTCCAGTTCTCCCCCGCGAGCCTCAAGGGCAAGCAGGTGCTGAGCGCCGCGTTCCGCGTCACCGAGTCGTGGTCGTTCCAGTGCAGCCCCCGATGGGTCGACCTGGAGCGGACCAACAACTTCACCTCGTCAACCACCTGGTCGAGCCGGCCCAAGGAGCTCGACCTGATGGTCGACCGGAACGTGTCGGCGGGCCGCGGCTCGGCCTGCAGCCCCAGCCAGCCGGCCGCGGTGATCCAGTTCAAGGACAACCCGGACGAGACCAACGAGAACCTGACCCCGACCGTGAAGGACTTCGCGGCGGGCAAGTTCTCCAAGCTCACGCTGGAGCTGCGGGCGCACGACGAGGGCGACACCTCCGCCTGGAAGCGGTTCAGGAACGACGCCGTGCTCGTCGTCGACTACGTCGGATTGCCGGCGCTGCCGACCGGCATCGGCATCGTCACCGGATCGGGCACCGTGTGCGAGACGAAGGAGTCGGCGCCCGCGATCGTCTCCAGCCCCACGCCCACTCTCGCGTCCACGCCGCAGACCGAGCCGGGCGGCGAGTCGGGCGCGATGCTCCGGGCGGCGATGGACGTCGACAAGAAGAACTCCGACGGCACCTGGACCGACGCCTTCGCCACGATGGAGCGGCCCACGACCGGGCACGTCGGCGATAACGTGAAGGTCACCGCCACCACACCGACGCTGTCGGAAGGGGTGCTGTACCGCTACCGCTCGTGGACACGCTCCTACTACAGCAACTACACCAAGCAGCTGCCGGGGCCGTCCAACGGCTCGACCACCGGATGGTGCTACTTCAAGGTCGACCCGACCGCGCCCAAGGCGCCCGTGGTCGCGCTCGGCGCGCCCTATACGCCGTGCACGACCACGAGCTGCACGCCGGCCGGCGGACCCGGGCAGAGCACCACCGTCACCTTCGGCCCGGCGTCCGGCGACACCAACAACGTCGCCTACCAATACCGCGCGTCCACCAGCTCGGCCTGGTCGTCCGACATCACCGGGGCCACCGCCAAGGTGGTGATCACCCCACCGGCCGCCGGGACGTACAGCCTGTACGTGCGGGCCAAGGACAACGTCGGCAGATACGGCGCGACCACGGTCGTCGACTTCCTGGTCGCCGCGGGCGCGGGCCCGGTCGGCAGGTGGCACTTCGACGAGGACTCCGGCGTCGCCGTCGACAAGGGCAGCGGGCACCACGACGCCACGCTCTACGGCGGCGCCGTACGGGACGCCCGGGGACGCCGCGGCGAGGTCTGGTATGACGACGCCGGCAACGCACTGGCCACCCCCAAGGTCGACAAGGGGCTGGGCCTGAACGGCACGTCGGCGTACGCCGCGACGTCCGGGCCCGTGCTGGAGACCAGGTCGGCCTACACGGTCGCCGCCTGGGTGCGGCTCGACAAGGTGAGCGACGACGGCATCGTCCTGTCGCAGGACGGCTCGGGCTACAGCCCCTTCCTGCTCTTCCACGAGAAGGACTACGGCGCCTTCTGCTTCGGCGTGAAGGAGAAGGACGAGGCGACGGGTGGGGCCTACCCCTCGGTCTGTGGCAAGAACGGCACCTCCCGGGTGAACGTCTGGACCCACCTCGCCGGCACCTACGACCCGGCGACGCAGCAGCTGAGCTTCTACATCAACGGCGTGCCGCAGGGCAGCAAGACCGCGCCGGCCCTGTGGTCGGCCCCCGGACCGTTCGAGATCGGCCGCTACAAGTGGGCCAACATCTTCCAGCACTACTTCCCCGGTTCGATCGACGAGGTCGCCGCCTGGCAGCGCGTCCTGACCCCGGAGGAGGTGGCGGCGGAGGCGCGGTCGGAGTCGCCGGCGTCCGGCCGCAACGACGTGGAGCTGGTGGCCGACTGGGACCCGGCGGGCGCCGCCGGGACGCAGCTGCCCGACTCGCTGTCGGGGTACGGCCGGGCGCTGGCGCTGGCCGGCGGGGCGTCGCTGGACGGCGAGGGCCTGGTGCTCGACGGCGTGGACGACGCCGCCACCACCGCGGGCCCGGTCGTGGACGACACCGGGTCGTTCACGGTCACCGTGAAGGTCGAGCTCGACCGAGACAAGATCGTGTCGAAGCCGATCGGGACCATCGGCCAGGTGGCCGGGCAGCGCACCGCCGACGGATCGTCGTGGGGCCTGTGGTTCGAGCTGACCGGCAAGGAGACGCAGCTCGACGACGACGGCAACGAGGTCAGCGTGCCGGTCGGCTACTGGCGCTTCGGCCGGGTCAACAAGGACGGCACGAAGACCTGGGTGAGCTCCGACACCACGGCCAGCCTGGACAGCCCGGTGCGCCTGACCGGCGTGTACGACGCCCTGGCGGCGAACGGGCGCGTGGTGCGGCTCTACGTGGGCCACGAGCAGAACGACCTCGACATGGCCTACACCGCCGTGCCCGGGTCGGGCGACTTCGCCGCAGGCAAGGGCTTCAGCGCGACCTCCTGGGGTCACTTCCTCCCCGCGAGGATCACCGATCTGCGGCTGTGGGCGGGCGCCATGGCCGATTCCGACCAGTTGGACGCCGTCATCGGCGACTGA
- a CDS encoding RHS repeat-associated core domain-containing protein: MRRPSIRAALVAALTVVISLPVGVTTASAAVVSAEHGPPGAPPVQKQRSSKVRAMDASGAKEARELVAASRARNDAAADRAAKEREAARWPGAGEADVPIGGGQTVSVGGLPVSLDSAPTDSAPTDSAAPGSAPTDSAATDSAAPGSAAPESATTGSAAPAPDAQAAGARTARVRVLDRAAAEAAGVDGVLLTAEAQAPGTATLRVGYAAFASAYGGGWSGRLRLVRLPACAATTPEREECRTRTPLDTGNSATAQTLSAQVAFDAAPAVLAVTADAPGEGGEAADGSGNYAATPLSASSTWQAGGNSGSFSWSYPIAPVEPAAGPAPALDLSYDSGSVDGRTSTSNNQGTSLGEGFETAATSYIDRQFGTCDEDGHDKQYDLCWKYDNASLVLNGKSTELVKDDTSGKWRLKNDDASTVIHSTGADNGDDDGEYWTVITGDGTRYVFGLNKLSGAGSQRTNSVFTVPVYGDDSGEPGYSKGGSFADRWVTQAWRWNLDYVEDTHGNAMTYWYTAETNYYRKNKSNTATTSYVRGGYLDKILYGQRSDTLFTVDAPYKVAFSYAERCTASDCGSLTKDTAENWPDVPFDAICKKDADKDDCHAESPAFFSRKRLVKIETSVLSGTAYKPVDSWAFTQKYLDGGDIGSSVDQTLSLMSIVRTGSTADTPLTLDPVSFTYTMRPNRVDGGTQPGGGNILPLTRPRIETITSETGAITTVSYNEPECVRGSKMPKAEDDNSLSCYPQFWHINGATEASIDWFNKYRVLAVNIADPAGHNPLVEYAYEYSTPGWRYNDSPFTPSDERTWSLWRGYQKVTTYVGDADGTRTKTVSVYLQGMNGDRLLKSASPRTVDPDKRRSATVPGLDVAGLDVPDITDSEQYAGFTREEISYDGSTPVDVTVNDPWSAKTATQHKSYADTEAYYVRTGKTSEHTYLTIPKTWRTVTTSTTYDSYGMAVTQDSTGDIAKSGDETCTRTWYARDDAKGLNSLVSRTRVVGRACSVKEADLSLPADSATSGDVLSDTATVYDDTAATGWSASQKPVKGDATWTGRATGYPSAVTGDDRPPTGWQRTESTTYDTLGRPLAVTDAGGNATTTAYTPAGAGVLTKTVETNAKQQKVTTFLDGTRGLPVRTYDPNNGKTEQTYDALGRLTGVWLPDRSKDGGQTPTYAFSYVYQRGKAPAIGTSVVKSSTTASWSYEIFDSLLRPMQTQRPTPNGGRLLTDTRYDSRGLAYETYADIFDSKQTPNATYTREEYGEAPKQTNLVFDGAERQIRSTFLSYGVEKWTTTTTYTGDSTAASTVTGGSAVRTIADALGRTVERREYNSPSPADTQFGGMASSGYTSTSFTYRPDGKELTVTAPDGAKWSYTYDLFGRQTGISDPDKGTSTLRYTPLDQIDTVTGANGTVLLYGYDELGRKTGLWSGSRTDANKLAAWTYDTVAKGQLASSTSYDGGVSGKAYTKKILAYDGQYRATSTEIDIDPNDPMVLSGAAKTRYVFGSDYNLDGTLKSSTEPAAGGLAEERISLSYTPTGQVNGLTGTTDYLQKADYNALGQPLQFTLGLSGASQAKKTFLNNTYEEGTDRLTRSFVTTQSTPVKPQDLTYHYDDAGNVTEIADTPTQDGAGQSDIQCFAYDGQRRLTEAWTPATDDCTSKTLGGAAPYRTAYTYNTSGLRATETRYNGSTATTSAYCYGDTTKRHALTAVVTGSCTGATTTYSYDKSGNTTGRNGQVLTWDAQGRIATLTQGTQKTAYLYDADGALLIRRAVGDGESVLYLGATEIHSKKTGGTVTTWASRFYAADTQVIAVRTTEDGKNAVSFLAGDQHGTSSLAVDAAGQAISKRFTTPFGAPRGDTVGGAWPDDKGFLGKPADAATGLTYVGARMYDPVVGRFLSVDPVLSTDQAQSLNGYSYGNNNPATFSDPTGEEIGSRPNSCQYDLKYCDKETQKSVGYNPKTGKVDPAKGAAYRKKKQSGKKSYPTPSPSPGPSPKPPAGGCHCKPVKHDNGVNLLKALLTHPFHWNNNFNGANALAVTYETFASEGCERRARQYVCYGGSPGGDQPMTVGDVHFFPYSKKEFESRLRDEKQAREDIAKVAGREAAKKYGPDIERHEAVHSAQWARYKNATEFIAAYGAATLYSRHTTGTPYATNSFEVEANLWWGGYVRWQPLQWGPVN; encoded by the coding sequence ATGCGACGGCCCTCAATTCGTGCTGCCCTGGTGGCCGCGTTGACGGTGGTGATCTCGTTACCCGTCGGGGTGACGACGGCCTCGGCGGCCGTCGTCTCCGCGGAACACGGCCCGCCCGGCGCCCCTCCCGTGCAGAAGCAACGGTCCAGCAAGGTCAGGGCCATGGACGCGAGCGGGGCGAAGGAGGCCAGGGAGCTGGTCGCCGCGTCCCGGGCGCGCAACGACGCCGCCGCCGACCGGGCCGCCAAGGAGCGCGAGGCCGCCCGGTGGCCGGGCGCGGGCGAGGCCGACGTGCCGATCGGCGGCGGGCAGACCGTCAGCGTGGGCGGGCTCCCGGTGAGCCTGGACAGCGCCCCCACTGACAGCGCCCCCACTGACAGCGCCGCCCCCGGCAGCGCCCCCACTGACAGCGCCGCCACTGACAGTGCTGCCCCCGGCAGCGCCGCCCCCGAAAGCGCCACCACCGGCAGCGCCGCCCCCGCTCCGGACGCGCAGGCCGCGGGTGCGCGGACGGCCCGGGTGCGGGTGCTCGACCGCGCCGCCGCCGAGGCCGCCGGTGTGGACGGCGTGCTGCTGACCGCGGAGGCGCAGGCCCCGGGCACCGCGACGCTGCGCGTCGGCTACGCCGCCTTCGCCTCCGCGTACGGCGGCGGGTGGAGCGGCCGGCTGCGCCTGGTGCGGCTGCCCGCCTGCGCCGCCACCACCCCGGAGCGGGAGGAGTGCCGCACCCGGACCCCGCTCGACACCGGCAACTCGGCCACGGCGCAGACCCTCTCGGCGCAGGTCGCGTTCGACGCGGCCCCGGCCGTGCTGGCCGTGACCGCCGACGCCCCCGGTGAGGGCGGCGAGGCGGCCGACGGCAGCGGCAACTACGCCGCCACCCCGCTCTCCGCGTCGTCCACCTGGCAGGCGGGCGGCAACTCCGGCTCCTTCTCCTGGTCCTATCCGATCGCCCCGGTGGAGCCTGCGGCGGGTCCGGCGCCCGCGCTCGACCTGTCGTACGACTCGGGCAGCGTGGACGGGCGCACCTCGACCAGCAACAACCAGGGCACCTCGCTCGGGGAGGGCTTCGAGACCGCGGCGACCTCCTACATCGACCGTCAGTTCGGCACCTGCGACGAGGACGGCCACGACAAGCAGTACGACCTGTGCTGGAAGTACGACAACGCCTCGCTCGTGCTCAACGGCAAGTCCACCGAGCTGGTCAAGGACGACACCAGCGGCAAGTGGCGGCTGAAGAACGACGACGCCTCCACGGTCATCCACTCCACGGGCGCCGACAACGGCGACGACGACGGCGAATACTGGACCGTCATCACCGGCGACGGCACCAGGTACGTCTTCGGCCTCAACAAGCTGAGCGGCGCGGGCAGCCAGCGGACCAACTCGGTCTTCACCGTCCCGGTGTACGGCGACGACTCCGGCGAGCCCGGCTACAGCAAGGGCGGCTCCTTCGCCGACCGCTGGGTCACCCAGGCATGGCGGTGGAACCTCGACTACGTCGAGGACACCCACGGCAACGCCATGACGTACTGGTACACGGCGGAGACCAACTACTACCGGAAGAACAAGTCGAACACCGCGACCACCTCCTACGTCCGCGGCGGCTACCTCGACAAGATCCTCTACGGGCAGCGGTCCGACACGCTGTTCACGGTGGACGCGCCCTACAAGGTGGCCTTCTCCTACGCCGAGCGCTGCACGGCGTCCGACTGCGGCAGCCTCACCAAGGACACCGCCGAGAACTGGCCGGACGTCCCCTTCGACGCCATCTGCAAGAAGGACGCCGACAAGGACGACTGCCACGCCGAGAGCCCGGCCTTCTTCAGCCGCAAGCGCCTGGTGAAGATCGAGACGAGCGTCCTGTCCGGCACCGCGTACAAGCCGGTCGACTCGTGGGCGTTCACCCAGAAGTACCTGGACGGCGGCGACATCGGCAGCTCCGTCGACCAGACGCTGTCGCTGATGTCGATCGTCCGGACCGGCTCCACCGCCGACACGCCGCTGACGCTGGACCCCGTCTCGTTCACCTACACCATGCGGCCCAACCGGGTCGACGGCGGCACCCAGCCGGGCGGCGGCAACATCCTGCCGCTGACCAGGCCGCGCATCGAGACGATCACCTCGGAGACCGGCGCGATCACCACGGTCAGCTACAACGAGCCCGAGTGCGTGCGCGGCTCGAAGATGCCGAAGGCCGAGGACGACAACTCCCTGTCGTGCTATCCGCAGTTCTGGCACATCAACGGCGCCACCGAGGCCTCCATCGACTGGTTCAACAAATACCGCGTGCTCGCGGTGAACATCGCCGACCCGGCCGGGCACAACCCGCTCGTCGAGTACGCCTACGAATACTCCACCCCCGGCTGGCGCTACAACGACAGCCCGTTCACCCCGAGCGACGAGCGCACCTGGTCGCTGTGGCGCGGCTACCAGAAGGTCACGACGTACGTCGGCGACGCCGACGGCACCCGCACCAAGACGGTGTCGGTCTACCTGCAGGGCATGAACGGCGACCGGCTGCTGAAGTCGGCCAGCCCGCGGACGGTCGACCCCGACAAGCGGCGCTCCGCCACCGTGCCGGGCCTCGACGTCGCCGGACTCGACGTGCCCGACATCACCGACTCCGAGCAGTACGCCGGATTCACCCGTGAGGAGATCAGCTACGACGGGTCCACTCCGGTCGACGTGACGGTCAACGACCCCTGGTCGGCGAAGACCGCCACCCAGCACAAGTCGTACGCCGACACCGAGGCCTACTACGTGCGCACGGGCAAGACCTCCGAGCACACCTACCTGACCATCCCCAAGACCTGGCGCACCGTCACCACCTCCACGACGTACGACTCGTACGGCATGGCGGTCACGCAGGACAGCACGGGCGACATCGCCAAGAGCGGCGACGAGACCTGCACCCGCACCTGGTATGCCCGCGACGACGCCAAGGGCCTGAACTCGCTCGTCTCCCGCACCCGGGTGGTCGGCCGCGCCTGCTCGGTGAAGGAGGCCGACCTGTCGCTGCCCGCCGACTCCGCCACCAGCGGCGACGTGCTGTCCGACACGGCCACCGTGTATGACGACACCGCCGCGACCGGGTGGTCGGCGAGCCAGAAGCCGGTGAAGGGCGACGCCACCTGGACGGGCCGGGCCACCGGCTATCCGTCGGCCGTCACCGGCGACGACCGCCCGCCGACCGGCTGGCAGCGCACCGAGTCGACGACCTACGACACGCTGGGCAGGCCGCTGGCCGTGACCGACGCGGGCGGCAACGCCACCACCACGGCGTACACGCCGGCCGGCGCCGGGGTCCTCACCAAGACGGTGGAGACCAACGCCAAGCAGCAGAAGGTGACGACGTTCCTCGACGGCACGCGCGGCCTTCCGGTGCGCACCTACGACCCCAACAACGGCAAGACCGAGCAGACCTACGACGCCCTCGGGCGGCTGACCGGCGTGTGGCTGCCCGACCGCAGCAAGGACGGCGGGCAGACCCCCACCTACGCCTTCTCCTACGTCTACCAGCGGGGCAAGGCGCCCGCCATCGGCACCTCGGTCGTCAAGTCGTCCACCACGGCGAGCTGGTCGTACGAGATCTTCGACTCGCTGTTGCGGCCGATGCAGACGCAGAGGCCGACGCCGAACGGCGGACGGCTGCTGACCGACACCCGTTATGACTCGCGTGGCCTCGCCTACGAGACCTACGCCGACATCTTCGACTCGAAGCAGACGCCGAACGCCACCTACACCCGGGAGGAGTACGGCGAGGCGCCCAAGCAGACGAACCTCGTCTTCGACGGCGCAGAACGGCAGATCCGCAGCACGTTCCTGTCGTACGGCGTGGAGAAGTGGACGACCACCACGACCTACACCGGCGACTCCACCGCCGCGAGCACGGTGACCGGCGGCTCGGCGGTCCGCACCATCGCCGACGCCCTCGGCCGCACGGTGGAACGGCGCGAGTACAACTCGCCCTCCCCCGCCGACACCCAGTTCGGCGGGATGGCATCCAGCGGGTACACCTCCACGTCCTTCACCTACCGGCCCGACGGCAAGGAGCTGACCGTCACCGCCCCCGACGGCGCGAAGTGGTCCTACACCTACGACCTGTTCGGGCGGCAGACCGGCATCAGCGACCCCGACAAGGGCACGAGCACCCTCCGCTACACCCCGCTCGACCAGATCGACACGGTGACCGGTGCGAACGGCACGGTCCTGCTGTACGGCTACGACGAGCTCGGCCGTAAGACCGGGCTGTGGTCGGGGTCGCGGACCGACGCGAACAAGCTGGCCGCCTGGACCTACGACACCGTGGCCAAGGGCCAGCTCGCCTCGTCCACCAGCTACGACGGCGGCGTCTCCGGCAAGGCGTACACGAAGAAGATCCTCGCGTACGACGGCCAGTATCGGGCCACAAGCACCGAGATCGACATCGACCCGAACGACCCGATGGTGCTGTCCGGAGCGGCGAAGACCCGCTACGTCTTCGGCAGCGACTACAACCTCGACGGCACGCTGAAGAGCTCCACCGAGCCCGCGGCGGGCGGCCTGGCCGAGGAGCGGATCAGCCTGAGCTACACCCCGACCGGACAGGTCAACGGGCTGACCGGCACCACCGACTATCTGCAGAAGGCCGACTACAACGCGCTCGGCCAGCCCCTGCAGTTCACCCTCGGCCTGTCCGGGGCCTCGCAGGCCAAGAAGACGTTCCTCAACAACACCTACGAGGAGGGCACCGACCGGCTGACGCGGTCCTTCGTCACCACCCAGTCCACACCGGTCAAGCCGCAGGACCTGACCTACCACTACGACGACGCGGGCAACGTCACCGAGATCGCCGACACCCCCACGCAGGACGGCGCCGGGCAGAGCGACATCCAGTGCTTCGCCTACGACGGGCAGCGGCGGCTGACCGAGGCGTGGACGCCGGCCACCGACGACTGCACCAGCAAGACGCTGGGCGGCGCCGCGCCGTACCGGACCGCCTACACCTACAACACCTCGGGCCTGCGGGCGACGGAGACGCGCTACAACGGCTCCACCGCGACCACATCGGCGTACTGCTACGGCGACACCACCAAGCGGCACGCCCTGACCGCGGTCGTGACCGGCTCCTGCACGGGTGCGACCACCACCTACTCCTACGACAAGTCCGGCAACACCACCGGCCGCAACGGCCAGGTGCTGACCTGGGACGCACAGGGCCGCATCGCGACCCTGACCCAGGGCACGCAGAAGACGGCCTACCTGTACGACGCCGACGGGGCGCTGCTGATCCGCCGCGCGGTGGGCGACGGGGAGAGCGTGCTCTACCTGGGCGCCACCGAGATCCACTCGAAGAAGACCGGCGGCACCGTCACGACCTGGGCCAGCCGCTTCTACGCCGCCGACACGCAGGTGATCGCGGTGCGGACGACGGAGGACGGGAAGAACGCGGTCTCCTTCCTCGCCGGCGACCAGCACGGCACGTCCTCGCTGGCGGTCGACGCGGCCGGGCAGGCGATCAGCAAGCGGTTCACGACGCCGTTCGGCGCGCCGCGCGGGGACACGGTCGGCGGCGCGTGGCCCGACGACAAGGGGTTCCTCGGCAAGCCCGCCGACGCCGCCACCGGGCTCACCTACGTCGGGGCCCGCATGTACGACCCGGTCGTCGGCAGGTTCCTGAGCGTCGACCCGGTGCTGTCCACCGACCAGGCCCAGTCGCTCAACGGCTACTCGTACGGCAACAACAACCCCGCCACGTTCAGCGACCCGACGGGCGAGGAGATCGGCTCGCGGCCCAACTCGTGCCAGTACGACCTCAAGTACTGCGACAAGGAGACGCAGAAGAGCGTCGGGTACAACCCGAAGACGGGCAAGGTCGACCCCGCCAAGGGCGCCGCGTACCGCAAGAAGAAGCAGTCCGGGAAGAAGAGCTACCCGACGCCGAGCCCGTCCCCGGGCCCGTCGCCCAAGCCGCCGGCCGGGGGCTGCCACTGCAAGCCGGTCAAGCACGACAACGGCGTCAACCTGCTGAAGGCGCTGCTCACCCACCCGTTCCACTGGAACAACAACTTCAACGGCGCGAACGCGCTGGCGGTGACGTACGAGACGTTCGCCAGCGAGGGATGCGAACGGCGGGCCCGGCAGTACGTCTGCTACGGCGGCTCCCCGGGCGGCGACCAGCCGATGACGGTCGGCGACGTGCACTTCTTCCCATATTCGAAGAAGGAGTTCGAGAGCCGGCTGCGGGACGAGAAGCAGGCGCGGGAGGACATCGCGAAGGTCGCCGGGCGGGAGGCGGCGAAGAAGTACGGGCCCGACATCGAAAGACACGAGGCCGTGCACTCCGCGCAGTGGGCGCGTTACAAGAACGCCACCGAGTTCATCGCGGCCTACGGGGCTGCCACCCTGTATTCGCGACACACCACCGGCACCCCGTACGCCACCAACAGCTTCGAAGTCGAGGCCAACCTGTGGTGGGGCGGCTACGTCAGATGGCAACCGCTGCAATGGGGTCCGGTGAACTAG
- a CDS encoding DUF6247 family protein, translated as MTVQRDDAFGQEIERTFTAVRAALPAVNVAAFDAELEAITHAPVVDLAALDDFLSGWWRIATRAARNPQDWQRMNDEADQIRSGRRSSGPTLAEVLARRGVQL; from the coding sequence ATGACCGTTCAGCGAGACGACGCATTCGGTCAGGAGATCGAGCGGACCTTCACCGCCGTGCGGGCGGCCCTGCCTGCCGTCAACGTCGCCGCGTTCGACGCCGAGCTCGAAGCGATCACCCACGCACCCGTCGTCGACCTGGCCGCGCTGGATGACTTCCTGAGCGGGTGGTGGCGCATCGCCACGCGCGCCGCTCGCAATCCCCAGGACTGGCAGCGGATGAACGACGAAGCCGACCAGATCCGATCCGGAAGACGATCGTCGGGCCCCACCCTGGCCGAGGTCTTGGCCCGACGCGGAGTCCAACTGTAG
- a CDS encoding MarR family winged helix-turn-helix transcriptional regulator, with the protein MTTSQPVPPVQSLTSEEEALIRALPRLIYALPRAIDADMVREHRMPLIEWIALMRLSEAPRRRMRMGELAVACELSLSGMTRIVTVLERQGLVERVRCDDDARGFNAVLTDAGLARLEEVWPSNLASVRRHFLDHLEGVDLARLARAIQNVASNA; encoded by the coding sequence ATGACCACATCGCAGCCAGTGCCGCCGGTGCAGTCGCTGACCTCCGAGGAGGAGGCGTTGATCCGGGCGTTGCCTCGCCTGATCTACGCGCTGCCCCGCGCGATCGACGCCGACATGGTGCGGGAACACCGGATGCCGCTCATCGAGTGGATCGCCCTGATGCGGTTGTCGGAGGCGCCGCGGCGGCGGATGCGGATGGGGGAGCTCGCCGTCGCCTGCGAGCTCTCCCTGAGCGGCATGACACGCATCGTCACCGTCCTGGAACGGCAGGGCCTGGTCGAACGGGTCAGGTGCGACGACGACGCCCGCGGGTTCAACGCCGTCCTCACCGACGCCGGCCTCGCCCGCCTGGAAGAGGTGTGGCCGAGCAACCTGGCCAGCGTGCGCCGGCACTTCCTCGACCATCTCGAAGGCGTCGATCTCGCCCGCCTCGCCCGTGCGATCCAGAACGTGGCGAGCAACGCCTGA